The proteins below come from a single Triticum aestivum cultivar Chinese Spring chromosome 5D, IWGSC CS RefSeq v2.1, whole genome shotgun sequence genomic window:
- the LOC123122015 gene encoding uncharacterized protein yields MGLLAINRLVSMQPDWRRRPTQGRNGLVTSSVAKRKGSPCSLHDDNSGSVKKSRYSGSPLPEDIWHHIYSLLPLRDAARVACVSHTFKSYWRHFPNLSLTRETLGLNVGVDGLSCRCEIAMDLARKTDHILKNHSGIGVKAFKLEICGFPFFNNSCDLDRWLHIAAKPGIEELDLKLLSTYVALCPKKSHATVCRKISEAAFCRKKSHTNVYNFPCSLLDGSGKSIQQLHLNSCALRPTTGLGRLRSLTSLEFFRVHITEDELRCLFSSSIALEKLVLWSCNELSFLEIPSLLQRLNHLVIPGIGHTRTFCSISKRRKG; encoded by the exons ATGGGGTTGCTGGCAATCAATCGGCTCGTGTCTATGCAGCCGGATTGGCGTCGCCGGCCAACTCAAGGCCGCA ATGGATTGGTGACTTCATCCGTAGCCAAAAGAAAGGGCTCACCCTGCAGCCTACATGATGACAATTCTGGGAGTGTTAAAAAATCGAGATATTCAGGATCACCCCTTCCAGAG GATATATGGCATCATATATATTCTCTGCTTCCTCTGCGAGATGCTGCACGTGTTGCCTGCGTGTCTCATACATTTAAAAGTTACTGGAGACATTTTCCCAATCTCAGCTTAACTAGGGAAACACTGGGTTTGAATGTCGGGGTGGATGGATTGTCATGTCGATGTGAAATAGCGATGGATCTTGCAAGGAAAACCGACCACATTCTCAAAAACCACTCAGGCATTGGCGTTAAGGCATTCAAGCTTGAAATATGTGGTTTCCCCTTTTTCAACAACTCTTGCGATCTCGATCGTTGGCTTCATATTGCTGCCAAACCAGGGATTGAAGAACTTGACCTGAAGCTTTTATCAACTTATGTAGCTCTTTGTCCAAAAAAATCTCATGCAACTGTTTGTCGAAAGATATCTGAGGCGGCTTTTTGTCGAAAAAAATCCCATACAAATGTGTACAACTTTCCATGCTCACTTTTAGATGGGAGTGGCAAGTCGATCCAGCAGCTTCATCTCAACAGTTGTGCCCTCCGCCCCACGACAGGACTTGGCCGCTTAAGAAGCCTGACTAGTCTCGAATTTTTTCGTGTGCATATTACGGAAGATGAGTTAAGGTGCCTTTTTTCCAGTTCAATTGCTTTGGAGAAACTGGTACTGTGGTCCTGCAATGAATTATCTTTCTTGGAGATACCTAGCCTGTTGCAGCGGCTTAACCACCTGGTTATACCAGGTATTGGGCATACAAGAACATTCTGTAGTATTAGTAAGAGGAGGAAGGGTTAA
- the LOC123122014 gene encoding uncharacterized protein, translating to MGVASRSSSFISTIVPSVPRLHLAALTSLNFFYVRITENELRCLFSSSIALEKLTLRSCDELFFLEIPSLLQRLSHLVVEDCRNLEVIKSKAPHLYSFGYRGTLVRLSLGDSLQNLYIDASDQDVVHHACADLLHVVPNLEALEIYSYHPMDTLVVPGKFLHLQRLCIGFFTTDYDYLSLVSLLDACPSLETFVLSVEPDRVRQETVLGNSSHNLIQMPGYMHRNIKDVHIIGFCSANSMVELTCHILENVKSLEYLTLSTSGDDEILCSKSENGTCLRMNKYMRMEARKALLAVERHILGKVPSTVELEVVKPCSRCNTL from the exons ATGGGAGTGGCAAGTCGATCCAGTAGCTTTATCTCAACAATTGTGCCCTCCGTCCCACGGTTGCACTTGGCCGCTTTGACTAGTCTAAATTTTTTTTATGTGCGTATTACAGAAAATGAGTTAAGGTGCCTCTTTTCCAGTTCAATTgctttggagaaactgacactcagGTCCTGCGATGAATTATTTTTCCTGGAGATACCTAGCCTGTTGCAGCGGCTTAGCCACCTGGTTGTCGAGGATTGTAGAAATCTGGAAGTGATAAAGAGCAAAGCCCCTCATCTGTACAGTTTTGGATATCGTGGTACCCTAGTACGACTATCACTTGGTGATTCATTGCAAAACCTATACATTGATGCTTCAGATCAGGAcgttgttcatcatgcttgtgcCGATCTTCTGCACGTGGTGCCAAATCTTGAAGCTCTTGAAATATATTCGTATCATCCG ATGGATACACTGGTGGTACCTGGCAAATTTCTCCACCTCCAACGACTATGTATCGGGTTTTTTACCACAGACTATGATTATTTGTCTCTGGTTTCTTTACTCGATGCGTGTCCTTCCTTGGAGACTTTTGTATTGTCC GTAGAGCCAGATCGCGTGAGGCAAGAAACAGTTTTAGGAAATTCTTCTCATAATCTAATCCAGATGCCAGGCTACATGCATAGGAACATAAAGGATGTGCATATCATTGGCTTCTGTTCTGCAAACAGCATGGTTGAGCTAACATGCCATATACTTGAGAATGTGAAGTCGCTTGAGTACCTTACACTGAGCACCTCTGGGGATGATGAAATTTTGTGTTCTAAAAGTGAAAATGGTACATGCCTTCGAATGAACAAGTATATGAGGATGGAAGCCCGCAAAGCACTCTTGGCCGTGGAAAGACACATTTTGGGGAAAGTTCCATCTACCGTAGAGTTAGAAGTTGTGAAGCCTTGCAGCCGGTGCAATACTCTTTAA